A single window of Rana temporaria chromosome 1, aRanTem1.1, whole genome shotgun sequence DNA harbors:
- the LOC120943659 gene encoding uncharacterized protein LOC120943659 → MPATGTLSLLHLIFLVCLPVQKPWALQSPDLQSYPREEVNLLSESLLQIGTGLRREVNYTKTQISSIFQQLRQFNSSLAKLSEQIKQASKLGEELDTKTRSFEDNDKMYEVLSEISEELVKLQKEGISLDNIIKPLEKKVQTALDTREGREYVFNTSHILSTIEKQNVQIDALQTIVDSHQEHINSQEAKIQRLLRKTDSKNLKAKRRRNLGLRETSKDGHICQTQP, encoded by the exons ATGCCAGCCACTGGAACCCTTTCTCTGCTGCATTTAATCTTCCTTGTATGTTTACCTGTCCAGAAGCCATGGGCATTGCAAAGTCCAGACCTGCAATCCTACCCTAGGGAAGAAGTCAACCTACTCTCAGAAAGTCTTCTCCAGATTGGAACAGGATTAAGAAGAGAAGTTAATTATACCAAAACACAGATCAGCAGTATTTTCCAGCAACTACGGCAGTTTAATTCATCCCTGGCAAAACTGTCCGAGCAAATCAAACAAGCCAGTAAACTTGGGGAAGAACTTGACACCAAAACAAGAAGCTTTGAAGATAATGATAAAATGTATGAGGTTCTATCTGAAATTTCGGAAGAACTTGTTAAGCTGCAGAAAGAAGGAATATCTCTCGATAACATAATCAAGCCTCTAGAAAAGAAGGTGCAGACAGCTCTGGATACAAGAGAAGGGAGAGAATATGTTTTCAACACATCACACATTCTG TCAACAATTGAAAAGCAAAATGTGCAAATTGATGCTCTCCAGACGATAGTAGACAGCCATCAAGAACACATCAATTCTCAGGAAGCCAAAATACAAAGATTACTaagaaag ACTGACTCAAAAAACTTGAAGGCCAAAAGGAGACGAAACCTAGGACTTCGAGAGACTAGCAAAGATGGACATATCTGCCAGA CACAACCCTGA